In Caldalkalibacillus uzonensis, the DNA window GGGAGGAAGGGGACACCTTTCGAGAAGAGAATCAAAAACCCAATCCCAAATATATTTCGGCTCCCATTGTCCAAGCGGTGTTAAGTCAAGACGGTTCTATTACCGGTTTGAGCAGCTATGAAGAAGCCAAAGAATTAGCCGATTTGCTTAATGCCGGAGCGTTACCGGTAACTTTGGAAGAACTATCCGCTCAGGCGGTCGGAGCCAAACTGGGTGAACAAGCCATGACCATGACGGTGCGGGCTGGCATCATCGGTGGCATTCTCATTATGCTTTATATGTTGGTCTATTACCGCCTTCCTGGGCTAGTGGCATCTCTGACCCTGGTCGGCTACGTGTATCTGATCTTACTGGTCTTTAACTGGATGAATGCCACATTGACTCTGCCAGGGATCGCCGCACTTATTCTGGGTATTGGCATGGCTGTTGATGCAAACATTCTAACATATGAACGAATGAAAGAAGAGATCAGAGCTGGAAAGTCCATACAATCGGCGTTTCGTTTAGGCTCCCGGAGAGCCTTGGGCACGATAATGGATGCCAATATTACCACGGCTGTCGCTGCTTTAGTGCTATTCTATTTTGGTAGCAGTGCGATTCAAGGGTTCGCTGTGATGCTCCTAGTCAGTATCGTTTTAAGCCTGGTGACTGCCGTGTTCGGCTCCAGAATGCTGCTTGGTCTGCTAGTCAGGAGTCGGATGCTGGATGGAAAACCACGCTGGTTTGGCGTCAAAGAGAATGATATCGGAGACATCCATCTGAGACACACGCCTCATTCATTTGCTTTTGACTTTATCCAACACTGGCGAAAATTTATGACTGCTTCCGCTGTACTGATTGGGTTGGGTGTGCTTGTTCTCGGTTTCGCAGGATTTAATCTGGGTATTGACTTTGAGAGCGGCACACAGTTGGAGTTTTCCGTGGAAGAGCAACAACTTACCATCGCTGAGATTGAAAATATGCTTGCCCAAATAGACTTGTTTCCCGGTGACATCCGGTTGGCCGGGAACCAAAATGAGATCGCCCGAGTTGTTTTTGCTGACATACTGGACAGGGAACAAATCGGCCACCTCAATGAAATATTGAGCGCAATCTACGGCGAGGATTTTAGTATGAGCGAGACGACTATTTCTCCGGTTATTGCCAAAGAATTGGCCATGAAAGCGGTGTGGGCGATCCTTTTGGCATCTCTAGGAATCTTAATATATGTGGCCATTCGATTTGAGTATCGCTTTGCTATTGCCGCCATTGTGGCGTTGCTCCATGATGTTTTGTTCATCATCGCTGTGATTGCCATTTTTCGGCTTGAAGTTGATTTAACGTTTATCGCTGCCGTGCTGACGGTCGTGGGTTATTCCATTAACGATACGATTATCATTTTTGACCGTATACGCGAAAACATGAAAACAGCCAAAATCACCGACAGGAATGCTTTAGGAAAGTTAATCAACCAAAGCATTACTGATACATTTCCCCGCTCTATCAACACTACGTTAACTGTTGTATTTGCCGCTCTGGCCTTGTATTTATTCGGTGGAGAAGGCATCCGAAATTTTTCCTTTGCCTTATTAATTGGGTTAATGGCTGGGGCCTATTCGTCAATCTTCATTGCAGCTCAGTTCTACTGTGTTTTAAAAGCAAGAGAATTGAAACAAAAAGCAACGTCTTCTCACAACAGTGTTTAGGAAAACGCAAGCTGAGAGAGTGGTAAGGATTACCCTTATCACTTTCTCACAGTTTTAACACAGAAGTAGGCTCTTCAGAGGAAGCCAAGAATTGCTCTTAAACTAGCCTACACCACTGAGGGGAAAAATTACTTTACCTTTACTCCTTTATAAGCAAAATGCATAATAAATGAAGACTCTCGGAAAATAGATTCATAAAATTGATCAGTCCGTAAGGACTCACCTGCAGATTTAACAGTATACATCAGTTTTTCATGTTGTTTTCAAAAATGGGCATGACAAATAACCCTAACAGAGGGCTACTTTAAAAAATGGATGATTTTACCTTCATCTTGCTTATTGTCTGAACGGAGCCGCCCATTGATCAATCAACGAAGTCATGTTGATCCCATCATGTTTCACCCATGCATCTATGTGCAGGCACATGGCTGTCAAGAAGGCTTCTATATACCAGTCACGGGTATTTCTACGCTTTTTGTTCTCAAGCCCATAATCTTCCTTTAAACGCTTATTGGTTCGTTCTACGGTCGTTCGCCGTTTGTAACGTTCCTTCCAAGCCTTGGATTTACGGGGAATCCGTGTGAAATATCGCAGATTGTCGGCTTCATACGTGTAAAACACCCTGCCATAAGCCGAATCTTCTGGAGTGAAGGTGAATTCACCCTGCTGCTGGATATGTCCAGTGCTCCGTTTATTGAGGTCGATGATGGCACTGATATCCAAGTGCCGGAGAACCTGGTAAATGGCCATGGCATCGTGTGCCGAATCCAAAATACATTCTTTGATCTTAAAATCGGAATACAGATGCTTAAGTTCAAACAGGGACGGTACAAAACAGGCACTGTCATGCCGTTCGGCAGTAAAAATTCAGATAGACCGGGAGATCGTAAGGGCTGTCTGACGCTGTAAAAACGTAAAGACTACGGCCATAGTAATATGTCTCTCGCTAACTGTCCCAACCCCAGGAAGCATCGGGATCACTGAACCTGCGGGGACAGGAACAGCGATAGACCCGATTCTTCATACATTCACATGTTGGTTTGCCGTACCGGCTAGCCCCGGTACGGACGGAAGTTCCATCCCCGGAGACACTGAGGTTCTCTAAATCTCCCAGCAGCCCTTTTTGAGCCGAAGGCAGCACAAAACACGATTTTAAAATCTGTTGTAACAGGTAGTACGGGTACTTGGAAGGGTCTCCGGGATGTTTCATAAAATGACCGACCAGTCGCTGTACAATCCCAGGCTTTTGTAAAGGTGCTTTCTCTCCTTTCTTCGTTCCTCTTTTAGGCTTACGTCGGGCCTTGCGAATCTTGTAGGTTTGGTATGGACGTTCGTTCAACCATAAACGTCTTTGAAAGTCATAAAAAGTGGCAGCACCAGGGACTTCATCGGGGCTGAAGCCACTGTAAATGGCCCAGAGAGGAAAGGCGCGCATTTTGGTGACCCACTTGTCAATAGAAGTCTCGCCTATAAAGTGCATCAAAAGAAGAGAGCGAAAGAGACAAAGGGGATCCTTAGAAAGGGGATCCTTAGCTGGTCGGCCACGATGAGAGTACTGTTTCTGGATAAGGGGGCGGAGTTTTGATAAGTCGGTGACCCATACTTTGGCCAGTTCTTGCTGATTAAAAAGGATGGGTATGATCTCCCCTTTTGAGAAATAATGTCGTTTCAACTGTTCTAAAACAAAAGTTTGAAATTGCTCGTGTGTCAAACTTGGTCTTAACATGTGAATCACCGCCTTTGAGTGATAGGTCTGTAAAAAAATGCCTTAACTCGATTGTGGAGGCGATTCTGATTTGTCAAGAGGAAAGTTTGTTCGTATGTTTTGTGGAGGGAAAAACAAAAAAGCCCAAGGCTTACGCCTTGAGTTATAAATAATCTCGGATTTCCGAGAGAGTTATAAATAATAAAGGAGGACAAATAAAGACACAATGACGATGATGAATATTGGCATTGATACCGATCAATTTATATTTTTATTCTCACTGCTCCTCATCACTGGAGTCCTGGCTGCAAAATTTTCATACAAATTTGGAGTTCCTGCCCTTATTTTGTTTATCGGGTTGGGTATGATCGTGGGTAGTGATGGTCTTGGGATCATTTACTTTGATAATGCCTCATTGGCTCAGTTATTTGGGATTCTAGCGTTGATTATTATTCTGTTTGAAGGTGGTTTACAGACAAAATGGGATAACATAAAAGCCGTCGCTTATCCATCCTTAACCCTGGCCACATTAGGTGTTGTCCTCACAGCCTTTTTCGTAGGGATAGC includes these proteins:
- the secD gene encoding protein translocase subunit SecD; the protein is MYKFSRIIVFIIIVTLAFSWMSATYDDVAKDITLGLDLQGGFEILYEVTPVKIGQAVTQDLLLHTQAALQKRVDVLGVSEPEFNIEGDNRIRVKLAGVTDHEQARRMLATEAHLTFRDVDDNLVMSRDNIREGSARVHFDDLNQPYVAIQFNDPDLTREVTQKLYQQPMVIWMDWEEGDTFREENQKPNPKYISAPIVQAVLSQDGSITGLSSYEEAKELADLLNAGALPVTLEELSAQAVGAKLGEQAMTMTVRAGIIGGILIMLYMLVYYRLPGLVASLTLVGYVYLILLVFNWMNATLTLPGIAALILGIGMAVDANILTYERMKEEIRAGKSIQSAFRLGSRRALGTIMDANITTAVAALVLFYFGSSAIQGFAVMLLVSIVLSLVTAVFGSRMLLGLLVRSRMLDGKPRWFGVKENDIGDIHLRHTPHSFAFDFIQHWRKFMTASAVLIGLGVLVLGFAGFNLGIDFESGTQLEFSVEEQQLTIAEIENMLAQIDLFPGDIRLAGNQNEIARVVFADILDREQIGHLNEILSAIYGEDFSMSETTISPVIAKELAMKAVWAILLASLGILIYVAIRFEYRFAIAAIVALLHDVLFIIAVIAIFRLEVDLTFIAAVLTVVGYSINDTIIIFDRIRENMKTAKITDRNALGKLINQSITDTFPRSINTTLTVVFAALALYLFGGEGIRNFSFALLIGLMAGAYSSIFIAAQFYCVLKARELKQKATSSHNSV
- a CDS encoding transposase, whose translation is MFTAERHDSACFVPSLFELKHLYSDFKIKECILDSAHDAMAIYQVLRHLDISAIIDLNKRSTGHIQQQGEFTFTPEDSAYGRVFYTYEADNLRYFTRIPRKSKAWKERYKRRTTVERTNKRLKEDYGLENKKRRNTRDWYIEAFLTAMCLHIDAWVKHDGINMTSLIDQWAAPFRQ